The nucleotide window GCCATGAACGGCGGGCTGGACCCGCTGGTGCTCGTGACGCTGCAGCAGCTCACGGCCGCCATCTTCCTCGGCCCCATCGCCTACTTCCGGGAGGGCAAGGCGCGGCCGAGGATGACGCTGGAGATCTTCGCCTACCTCTTCGCCAGCGCGGCGCTGGGGGCGGCGCTGCGGCAGTACATGATCTTCGTGGCGCTGCGCTACACCACGGCCACCTTCGTCACGGCCTTCTCCAACGTGGCGCCGGTCCTCAccttcctcctcgccgccgccacgcGGTCCGAGTCCCTGAAGCTCAGGACCGCCACGGGCGTCGCCAAGCTCGCCGGCACGCTGGTGTCGCTCGCGGGCGCCATGGTGCTCACCTTCTACCGCGGCGTGCCCCTCACCCACGCCCACCACGGCCAGCTGCACTACTCCGCGCCGTCGCCGGTGGGCGCCGACCCTGCCGCCGGCAAGAGGTGGACGCTGGGCACGGTGGCGATCCTGGGCAACTGCGTGTGCCTCTCCTGCTGGTTCCTGCTGCACGGCCGGCTCGCCCGCAAGTACCCCTACGTCTACTCCTGCAACGCCTTCATGTCCACCTTCAGCTTCCTCCAGGTGGCCGCCGTCGGGCTCTGCGCCCACCGCAGCCTCGGCCTCGCCGCCTGGCTCGTCACCTCCAAGTTCCAGATCCTCACCATCCTCTACGCCGTACGCCGCCATACCTCAACTGAATTACTTGTATCAACTGTCAGTCACTGACGATCAGCTCGCTTGTCTGAATTCGTCCAGGGCGTGGTGGGGTGCGGGGTGTCGTTCGTGCTGCTGACGTGGTGCATCGAGAAGCGGGGGCCGGTGTTCGTGGCGGCCTTCATCCCGGTGGTGCAGATCATCGTCTCCGTCATGGACTTCACCGTGCTGCACGAGACGCTCTACCTCGGAAGGTACGACGACACCACACCATTCCACTAGCACCACACCTGAACGATCATGCAGATTCAGAGCTTCAGGCACGCACTGAGATCATGCATGCACCTGCCTAGTGTGAGTGTCCACACATGATTGACTCGACACGACACCTGACAATATAATTGCGCTTTTGCAGTGTGCTGGGATCGGTGTTCGTGATAGGTGGGCTGTACCTGCTGCTGTGGGGCAAGAGGCAGGAGGCCCTGCAGCAGCCTCCAAAAATTGCAGAGGATGACAGagagcagcaacagcagcaagcagtgcagcaccagcagcaacagcaacaacaggtGCAAGTCCAGATGCAGCCCTGACTGAAGATTGGGAAAACAGAGGAGCCCCCCATCAATTGGGTGGGTGTTAACAAGTGCAGCAAATAAGTTCTCCAACACTTTTCAGTTTTTTTCCCCCATGTTCTTGTGAGACCGCCATTAATGGTGTAAATTAAGCTTCAGGGCACTGTCAGTCATGTCGTGAAGCTGTTTAGGTTCTGATCCAGACAACACTCGGTAGGATAATGATCTGAAGATTCTAAACCAAAACTAATAGACATTCAGAGAAAATATGTATACTAGATGTCGCCACGTTTTGTATGTTTTATGTTTTTCAAGAAGTGTATTTTTTTCGTGGGGACATACGTGAAATGTTCTAATTAACTGCAAATTTGTAAGAGCTGTATACATGGCAATGGCATTATTTGAGTGAAATACTGTTGGTGAATTTTAGCAGAGGGGATAGTAGTGGATATATAGTTGGGAGTTGAAATAAACCAGGATGAAAAATATCAGAAATAATACACCCTTTATCTACTTTTATTATGTACGTACATCAATCTTCTTCGATCGCACGAATAGGCGTGCGTCGGCACATATGCACAAGAAAGTGCCAAGAATGAGAAACACATGAATCAGTAGACTTCGACGTTCCATTGCTCCGACTTCTTCAGTTGCTTCCTGTAGTCTATCCAGTCGATCCCTAGCATCGTCAAAACGACGCAAAATTCAGCGCCATTCGCACTAAACTGCTCAAGTTATTGTAtcaacaaaaataaataaaattcaGAAGAATGTATTGTAGTACCTTCTTTTGAAGCCAATGGGATCATGATCTCATCAATACCCTTCTCCATGCCCTTCAGTCCACACATGTACACATAGGTGTTGTCTTTCTTCAGAAGCTCCCACAGCTCATCCTTGTACTCTGCCATCCTGGTCTGGATGTACATCTTCTCTCCCGCCGCGTTGGTCTCCTCCCTGCTGATGGCGTAGTCGACCCGGAAGTTGTCCGGCGCCTTCGCCTTCATCTTCCCAAACTCCTGATGTTCACAAATGCAGGTGCAGCCAAAAAAGATGATCAAGTGTCACAAGAAACAATGAAGTAGCACTTGGAGAGAAAAATCTCATGGAGGCTACGAGAGGTGATCGATGTTCCGACCTCTGGGTAGAGCAGAGAGCTGCTGGTCGGAACTCCCAAGAAGAGCCAGGCTAGGCCATTGAACTGCACAAGAGCACAAGGGATTCACACATTAATTTGTTGATTCAGGTTTCTTGTGAACATAAGGTATTCAGTACCAGGTGGGACAGGGAATAGCAGACAAACATCATAAGCACTATGTATGTATTACCTTGTAGTCTTCATACTTCTCAAAGAACATCTTCcacaagaatgaccggaatgGTGCGATACCGGTCCCTGTCGCGAGCTGCAAGCAAACGACAACATTGAAATTACTAGTTGGCCATCAGTTTGTGATGGATGAATTGTTGAATGTTTTAATCATCGGGTTCAGGCTCACCATGATGATAGTAGCATTTGGGTCTTTAGGCATGAGCATTTCTTTGCCTACCGGCCCTGTTATGTTGACATCGGCACCGGGCTTCAGGTCGCCTGCATTAGCATGGTAAACAACAAACATGCCAGTGAGAATGAGACACTACCAACTTGTAAAATAGCAGTGATTAAATCCAGTGTTCGTAGATGGTGATCCAGACATAATTTATGTTTCCCAATATACATAATTCATCAGCACAAGAAACACATCTTGATGATCTGGAAAGCCTACAAAGCCTGAATACAACGAACTCTGAATTCTGAACAGTAGCAGATTATTTTTCAGAGAGAAGTACAAGGGGATGCAATGCAACTGAAGAATAGCAGCCGAGACAGTGCCAACTTGTAAAATCCATTGCAGAGATAAGATTCATGGATTCCAGTGAAGAAAACACAAATTTAAATGAGCCTGAGCTGACTAGCGTTAGTAAATCATGATGCAGATATTCATTGGCACAAGAAACAGATTATTTAAGGTCTACAATTCCTGAACTGAATCGACTCTGAAGCCTGGACACTAACACCTTGTTCAGACATAAGTATAGGAGGATGCAATAGCCACGATAATGAGAATGAGATACTACCGAGTTTTAAAATAGCTACTAATTAGCATAAGAAACAGATTATTGATGATCTGCAGAGCCTCGACTGAACCGACTCTGAATACTGAACACTAGCGATTGATTTTTCGAAAAGGAAGTACAGGGGATGCAATGCAACAGAAGAACATCACTAACTGCCAAATCCATTGCCGAGATAATTATTTTGGATTGCAATGAAGAAATAGCATTAGCAGGAATGTGTATAATTTAATAAAAAAGAAGGATTAACTCATCCTGATATCTGAACTGCAAAAGGCCTGAACTAAACTGAACACTGTTAAGTCTGAATACTTTTTTCAGATTTTCCAGAGCCGAAAAATGCAGATTTCCTCATCTCTGGGAGTTGGGACTCACACAGGAAATTGGAGCAGACGCCCTTGACGACCTCCCCGGCGTCGTTGGTGTAGACGAGCCGCTTGACGCACAGCGAGACCTGCAGCCGGATCGATTTCAGTCAGCGACAAGCAGTGCCAACGGAGCGGCGGAATCGACGGATCGAGCGTACGGTCTTGGCGTCGCCGAAGTCGCCGAGGGCGCTGCTGGCGATGGAGTAGAGGCGGAGCTTGTGGGGCTTGCCGTTCTTGTCCTGGCCGTCGGCGACGACGCCGATGGACTGGCCCTCCTTGTAGGGCACCTCGCCGTCGGTGGAGAAGACCATGTGCCACGTCTCCCCGGGCGCGTCGTCCGCGGTGATCTTGGTGTTGAGCAGGCACTTGCCCACGTACGGCTCCTTGGGCCGGAACTTGTTGGTCACCACCCCCTCCTCCTGCTTCTTGGACACCTTCTTCTCCTTCACCGGCGCCGCATCCGTGGAGACGGCCTGCGCCCGGACGGTGAGCACGCCGCGGCGGAAGACGGCGGTCGTTCTTGCGGCGCACGGGAAGCTGCAGTGGGAGTGCTGCGGCGCGCTGGAcggggaggtggaggtggtggttgCGGCCCGGAGGGAGACGGCCGCGGCCGTGACGGCGGCCATGGCGccgggagggagggagggagtgTGGACGGGGATCGATCAAGGTGGGTAGGGGCGGGGGAGGTGagcgggggggaggggggggaggTTAAGGAGCGGGAGGGAAGGTGGTGGATAGAGTGGAGGGAGATGAGTGGAAGGCAGCGGAGGTGAGGATGAAGTGGTGCTCCTGGTTTTTGGAGGGAACAGAGCAACACAAACAACCAAAAGGCCAAGGCCACTCACTCACTCACTCACCCACCCACCAAAACTATCTTCTCTCtacaaatctctgtctctctctaggAAAGATTCAAGTGTCCATCGAATCCAACAAGTATCTCCCTGCCTGCCTGCATTGCCCTGCCAAGTTGTGTTGTCATGGCCACAAAAGTGTCGCCGGCCACCGTCGACATGGAAGCTTCCTCTTCATCGGCGGATCTCTCGCCACCGATGAGCTCGCCTGCCTACCCTCGGGCCTATCTTCGAGCACCTTTTTTTGTGTGTGAATTAACAAGCATGATATACAACAGCGGGGCTACATACAAGGTTGAGGGGGCCGTGCCCCTAAGCCAAATGATTTTTTCTTACAAGTTGGTTTTTGTGTGTAAATTAACAAGCATTATATATGCGGTGCTGCTCGTGACGCCATGCCCACAGGTCGACACATGGTGGAGGTTCGGGGAAATCAAATTTAATGATTTGCGCAACCATTGGCAAAAAAGTTCTCGCCAATACTGAGGTGGTGCCAAGTCCTCGGTGCATGACACATGGCTTTGTATCCCTCGATGGAAAGTCTTTAGTTCTCGCCATTGTATAACACCAAAAGGTCACGGCAAAACCACTAATAAAACAAAGGGTACAAAATTATGATGAAAACCCAGTTTTATCATGGTGGCCTCGGGATAGCTCAATTCCACTCGACCATATGCCTTAACCATATCAAACTTTAGTTTACCATACTGGCATCCtacttcctcattttcttcataAAATGTAAACATTCATAAGCCGAGGACTGGCAAACGTTGGTATCTCATCCGAAGCTTGAGGCTTTGTCACAAAATCTTAAAAGGAACGAACAGTGTGAAAACCTACACATTTATGTGCTTTTACTTTTTAAAACATCTAACTTGTTGTGTGTCCACTTTAATCTATTTATATTTCCATATTTTCAGAATATTCAAATAGAAAACACCAAATATTGTTTGAAGAACACTATACctattttttttagaaaagctACCAGGCTTTATTTATTGGTCACCATAGCTTCATTAGTGACTCACTTGGGCTTAACAAGCCCAACATGGTGGCCCGCGGAAAGATGAAACATTTTAGGAATTGCCTTTCATgttcaaaaatattcacaaaatgTTTTAGAAAACGTTCAcgttttttggaaaaaaataatgCTCGCATTTTTATAAAATGGGTTCTGGTTTTTCAATAAATCTTCTGAAATTCAATATTCTTCACCTTTTGAAATAAATAATCATTTTTGTGTTTTCaaaggaaaacaaaaaaacaattgAAAAGCGGTAGAAACAACTCACTCGCTATACTGCTCTCTCGCTCGCTCCTAATCTTGGCCGGCACATTCGTTGTCCTCGGGCGCTACTTCTCGCACGCTGCAAGATGTAAGTAGGTCCTGCCTCTAGTTGTAGTGTTACTACGCCGGCCCATACTGTTGCTAACACGCATGTTTTTTTTCCAGTGGTTTTTGTTGGTTTTTTTTACTATTTTGCATCTGTTTTTGTGTGGTTTTCTTTGGTTTTCCTTTTCCctatttatttttcttcttttcttcatTTCTTCAGTTTCCCTTGTTTTCTTCATTCGGGTTTCACTGGTGTTCTTTGTTTTTGTTTTACTATTTCGAACAAATGTCTATTTTTTATAGACATTGTAAATTTCTTTGTGTATATCAgtaacatttttatatacatgcttatttttttcaaatacatgattaaaatattttcaaacaTATGTTTTAATGTCTACTTTTTCCAAACTCATTGTCATTTTGTATATACAACTAAAACATTTATACACATCTTAAATTTTTCAAATACATATTTTTTAACATTTTTAATATGTGTTAAAAATACGAATTTGTGTTAAATAATTCAAATACACGAGGTTACATTATTTGAAAACTATGCTAACATTTTATTACATTTAAAAAAATCACAAACACTTTTTTGAAACGCTTGAACATTGTTTAATTAATGTGGAAATCATTTTTATTGCTACGAATATATTTTTGAAATAGACGAGTATATTGTATAAAATTTTGGAAAAATGTCACATACATCTGTTTGAAActcgtgaacattttttaaatgtaACATACATTTTCTAAAAGTTGAGCGGGTGGTTTTTTACACTACATGAGCATTTTTCATGACGAACACTTAGAAAAAAAGTTAACTAAActgatttttttaatatatttatttaatttttttaagAGTAAAAAGGAATAAAAACAAGTGGGAGATGTCAGCATGATGGACCCACATGACTATTGGACGGGCCTGCGAATGGGGAATAATCTTTCAGTGGACTATTGAATGACACAAATTCAGGCACCCCAGCCCATTGGGCTATCCTCTTTGAGCCCTCTCTCTTCGAGTGCCTACACCATCTATGTCTCGAAAAAaatctatatctataccaatataaaaaggcCCAAGGGGGCAGATCCAATTAGTCTCGGccatcaaatcatgtcaatcAACGACTAggctgcttcaatgtcgagcacTCAACATGTTTAgggtgcagttaatttcatgccaaatataatgctaatcacataataacacacacaaaaatatcctacttaatatcgacatgcacttaatatacttccagaTTAACGTGCATTAcacgtacacattgactagtaTTAGAAACGCAAGTCATTTTGAGTGGTGACGGTACCTAGCGGTAGATCTCATGCCACTCGTATTTTATGAGATCCATGTGAAGCTATGGCCCACCCAGATGTATAGTAGTTGTATAGTTCTTGTATATCTTTCTTTTAGTCAAATCAGTGTCAGCTTAATGGGCCCAGAGGATCACCTTTTGTCATGGGAGATGCCCATGTAGCTCTCTTCTCTTTGTTTACCTCCCAAACAATGACCCTCATCATCCGAACACATGCACTAGATCAAAGCGCCTTAGAGCGTCCTCACCACCGCTCTTTTGTGGTCGTCAACACTGAACCCAGACGGCTTCCACCAACAGACAATAGCCATCATTAAGACGTGCCACCTAATTTGAGACGGCGAGTCGGTGGAACGCCCAAGCTTGGATCACATGTTGATTAGCGCAAGCCAACCGTGACATTCGCATCCGAAAGCCGATAGTCATTTGAAAAGACGCTAGTTGGCCAGGGCCAGAGACACGACAAGAGGCCAGATCGTGTGCGtattctgttggggaacgtagcagaaattcaaaattttcctacgtgtcaccaagatctatctatggagagaccagcaacgaagggaaggagagtgcatctacatacccttgtagatcgctaagcggaagcgttcaagtgaacggggttgatggagtcgtactcgtcgtgattcaaatcaccgatgatcctagtgccgaacggacggcacctccgcgttcaacacacgtacagcccggtgacgtctcccacgccttgatccagcaaggagagagggagaggttgaggaagactccatccagcagcagcacaacggcgtggtggtgatggaggagcgtggcaatcctgcagggcttcgccaagcaccacagaagaggagggagagagagagagatatagggttgcaccaacgagagatcgaatcgtgTGTTGTGGGCTGCCCAATGCCTCaatatatatatagggaaggggaggggctgcgccccctctagggttcccacccctagggggggcggcagccctagatggggaacaagggtggcggccaagaggggatgggagaaggaggcgcaccaatatgggccttaaggcccatatcccttagggtttgccccctttccacctcttaggcgccatgggctcttgtgggaggcgcaccagcccactaaggggctggtccctcaccactcttggcccacgcaaccttctggggttggtggccccacttggtggacccccgggaccctctcGGTGGTctcggtacgttaccgataaaccccgaaactcttccggtgaccaaaacaggacttcccatatataaatctttacctccggaccattccggaactcctctgacgtccgggatctcatccgggactccgaacaacattcggtaaccacatacaaacttcctttacaaccctagcgtcatcgaaccttaagtgtgtagaccctacgggttcgggagacatgcagacatgaccgagacgttctccggtcaataaccaacagcgggatctggatacccatgttggctcccacatgttccacgatgatctcatcggatgaaccacgatgtcaaggacttaatcaatcccgtattcaattccctttgtctatcggtacgatacttgcccgagattcgatcgtcggtatcccgataccttgttcaatctcgttaccggcaagtctctttactcgttccgtaacacatcatcccgtgatcaactccttgatcacattgtgcacattatgatgatgtcctaccgagtgggcccagagatacctctccgcttacacggagtgacaaatcccagtctcgattcgtgccaacccaacagacactttcggagatacccgtagtgcacctttatagtcacccagttacgttgtgacgtttggtacacccaaagcactcctacggtatccgggagttgcacaatctcatggtctaaggaaatgatacttgacattagaaaagctttagcatacgaactacatgatcttgtgctaggcttaggattgggtcttgtccatcacatcattctcctaatgatgtgatcccgctatcaacgacatccaatgtccatggttaggaaaccataaccatctattgatcaacgagctagtcaactagaggcttactagggacatggtgttgtctatgtatccacacatgtatctgagtttcctatcaatacaattctagcatggataataaacgattatcatgaacaaggaaatataataataactaatttattattgcctctagggcatatttccaacagtctcccacttgcactagagtcaataatctagttcacatcgccatgtgattaacactcacaggtcacatcgccatgtgactaacacccaaagagttctgggtttgatcatgttgcttgtgagagaggttttagtcaacgggtctgaacctttcagatccgtgtgtgcttcacaaatctctatgtcatctcctagatgcagctaccacgttctatttggagctattccaaataactgttctactatacgaatccagtttactactcagaataatctggattagtgtcaaagtttgcatcggcgtaaccctttacgacgaactcttttaccacctccataattgagaaaattccttagtccactagttactaaggataactttgaccactgtcctgtgatccgttcttggatcactcttgtaccccttgactgactcatggcaaggcacacttcaggtgcggtacacagcatagcatactgtagagcctatgtcttaagaataggggacgaccttcgtcctttctctctattctgccgtggtcgagctttaagtcttaacttcataccttacaactcaggcaagaactccttctttgactgatccatcttgaacaacttcaagatcatgtcaaggtatgtgctcatttgaaagtaccattaagcgttgtgatctatccttatagatcttgatgctcaatgctcaagtagcttaatccagattttccattgaaaaacactttccaaataaccctatatgctttccagaaattctacgtcatttctgatcaacaatatgtcaacaacatatactcatcagaaattctatagtgctcccactcacttctttggaaatacaagtttctcataaactttgtatacacccaaaatctttgatcatcatcaaagcatacattccaactccgagatgcttactccagtccctagaaggattgctggagctttgcatacttattagcatctttcaggattgacaaaaccttccggtttgtatcacatacaacctttcctcaaaaaaacgtcgaggaaacaatgttttgacatcctatctgcaagatttcataaataatgcagtaatcgctaatataaatccaacagactcttagcatcgctacgagtgagaaagtctcatcgtagtcaactccttgaacttgtcggaaaacatcttaacgacaagtcgtgCTTTCTTAATGGTgtcatttaccatcattgtccgtcttccttttaaaatccatctgtacacaatagcattacgaccatcgagccgttctaccaaagtctacactttgttatcatacatggatcctctctcggattttatggcctcgagccatttatcggaatccgggcccaccatcgcttctccatagctcgtaggttcattgttgtctagcaacatgacttccaagacaggattacgtatcactctgaagtagtacgcatccttgtcatcccacgaggtttggtagtgacttgatttgaagtttcatgatcactatcataagcttccacttcaattggtgtaggtgccacaggaacaacttcctgtgccctgccacacactagttgaagagacggttcaataacctcatcaagtctccaccatcctcccactcaattcttttgagagaaacttttcctcaagaaaggacccgattctagaaacaatcctttattgctttcagatctgagacaggaggtatacccaactgttttgggtgtc belongs to Triticum urartu cultivar G1812 chromosome 7, Tu2.1, whole genome shotgun sequence and includes:
- the LOC125525923 gene encoding WAT1-related protein At3g30340-like, whose amino-acid sequence is MGGGSGGGGVWPVVVMVFLNAIAAVMVSLVKVAMNGGLDPLVLVTLQQLTAAIFLGPIAYFREGKARPRMTLEIFAYLFASAALGAALRQYMIFVALRYTTATFVTAFSNVAPVLTFLLAAATRSESLKLRTATGVAKLAGTLVSLAGAMVLTFYRGVPLTHAHHGQLHYSAPSPVGADPAAGKRWTLGTVAILGNCVCLSCWFLLHGRLARKYPYVYSCNAFMSTFSFLQVAAVGLCAHRSLGLAAWLVTSKFQILTILYAGVVGCGVSFVLLTWCIEKRGPVFVAAFIPVVQIIVSVMDFTVLHETLYLGSVLGSVFVIGGLYLLLWGKRQEALQQPPKIAEDDREQQQQQAVQHQQQQQQQVQVQMQP
- the LOC125525924 gene encoding ferredoxin--NADP reductase, leaf isozyme 1, chloroplastic-like, with product MAAVTAAAVSLRAATTTSTSPSSAPQHSHCSFPCAARTTAVFRRGVLTVRAQAVSTDAAPVKEKKVSKKQEEGVVTNKFRPKEPYVGKCLLNTKITADDAPGETWHMVFSTDGEVPYKEGQSIGVVADGQDKNGKPHKLRLYSIASSALGDFGDAKTVSLCVKRLVYTNDAGEVVKGVCSNFLCDLKPGADVNITGPVGKEMLMPKDPNATIIMLATGTGIAPFRSFLWKMFFEKYEDYKFNGLAWLFLGVPTSSSLLYPEEFGKMKAKAPDNFRVDYAISREETNAAGEKMYIQTRMAEYKDELWELLKKDNTYVYMCGLKGMEKGIDEIMIPLASKEGIDWIDYRKQLKKSEQWNVEVY